Proteins encoded in a region of the Candidatus Methylomirabilis sp. genome:
- a CDS encoding AsnC family transcriptional regulator, with product MIGIDAIDGKLLDAVQAGIPLVERPYRALGEGLGLTEGDVLERIARLKADSIIRNIGAIFDTSRLGYRSSLVGFRLREERVDEAAVLVNAHPGVSHNYLRSFAFSNDYRPAAYCPYNMWFTLAVAPESQLGLETSMAVLARDAGANAARLFPALRVFKIGVRLDMDAEAAGVRKETGNFFTGNGAVGNGLSPTERQIVRVLQHDLALVEEPFREVARQCELDVEAVLAGAQELLQRNIMRRFAAILNHRKAGYAGNVMVAWPVPEEKVEAVGLQMAQFRAVSHCYQRPAYPEWPFTLFTMVHQKSREACEETVAAISLEAGISDYAMLWTTREFKKVRLKYFTEDYAAWEEKAATRIPSKAPLEPSDQAVAHGLAR from the coding sequence GTGATTGGGATAGACGCGATTGACGGTAAACTGCTGGATGCGGTGCAGGCCGGTATCCCACTTGTGGAGCGCCCGTACCGCGCTCTAGGTGAAGGCCTGGGACTGACCGAGGGTGATGTGCTTGAGCGCATTGCCAGGCTCAAAGCCGACAGCATTATTCGGAACATCGGCGCTATCTTCGATACATCGCGCCTTGGCTATCGGTCATCGCTGGTCGGCTTCAGGCTGCGTGAGGAGCGTGTTGACGAAGCGGCTGTCCTGGTTAACGCTCATCCGGGTGTAAGCCACAATTATCTGCGTTCGTTCGCATTTTCTAACGACTACAGGCCTGCTGCGTATTGCCCGTACAATATGTGGTTTACCCTTGCTGTCGCTCCCGAGAGCCAACTCGGGCTTGAGACCAGTATGGCCGTTTTGGCGCGAGATGCAGGTGCCAATGCGGCACGGCTCTTTCCGGCGCTCAGAGTCTTCAAGATTGGGGTGCGCCTGGATATGGACGCTGAAGCAGCGGGCGTACGTAAGGAAACGGGTAATTTCTTCACGGGTAACGGGGCTGTTGGGAATGGCTTAAGTCCTACGGAGCGTCAGATCGTGCGGGTTTTGCAACATGATCTGGCGCTCGTTGAGGAGCCGTTTCGCGAGGTCGCCCGGCAGTGCGAACTGGACGTTGAGGCGGTGTTAGCCGGTGCCCAGGAGTTACTGCAGCGGAACATCATGCGTCGCTTTGCCGCGATTTTGAACCATCGCAAGGCCGGTTACGCCGGGAATGTGATGGTGGCGTGGCCTGTACCCGAAGAAAAGGTAGAGGCTGTAGGACTTCAAATGGCGCAATTTCGCGCGGTGAGCCACTGCTATCAGCGCCCCGCCTACCCGGAGTGGCCCTTTACGCTCTTTACGATGGTCCATCAGAAGAGCCGAGAAGCGTGTGAAGAAACGGTGGCGGCGATCAGCCTGGAGGCTGGAATTAGCGATTACGCAATGCTGTGGACGACGCGGGAATTCAAAAAAGTTCGGCTGAAATATTTTACTGAGGACTATGCGGCCTGGGAGGAAAAAGCCGCAACTCGGATTCCTTCGAAAGCTCCTCTGGAGCCAAGCGATCAGGCTGTGGCCCATGGACTTGCGCGATGA
- a CDS encoding molybdopterin-dependent oxidoreductase, whose product MKLSRRELLKTLVGASAAIISSPDALLPTPEGLAEAAETAVEAWKKSPCRFCGVGCGVLVGLREGKVVAVKGDPEAPVNRGLLCIKGYSLPKILYGPDRYSAPLLRQGNKFVKISWNQALDIMASKFKETIQQHGPESVAVYFSGQTTIFEGYAINKLMKAGIGSNNVESNARLCMASAVAGFYSTFGMDEPMGCYDDFELTDTFFVWGSNFAEMHPILYSRMVERKHQDSNVKIISLQTYLNRSTDEPADIVAIFKPHSDLAIANAMAHIIVKEGLANEAFIQQHVTFKKGLTGIGYGVGDNFEYGGASETSWKTYKPFADKAQPISFEEYKKFLETYTPEYAEKLSGVPADTIRQIARLLGDPKRKAVSCWTMGFNQHVRGTWINNLVYNLHLLTGKIAEPGNGPLSLTGQPSACGTSREVGVLSHALPGGMLIANPEHRKKTAHIWNVPVEKISSRPGYHTMEMFRALDRGDIKVIWINTTNPFQTLPHVGRYRKGARKGGERFIVVSEVYPSETARHADLILPSAMWVEKEGMVGNTERRTQHWFKMVDAPGEAKDDLWQIIELAKRLDLGHLFAYGEEPLQKALFEEYRKFGQGSGKDLAPYDVYAKVRGGLRWPVVEGKETRWRYREGFDSYVKKGEGVRFYGQPDGRAVIWERPYEPPAEQPDKQYPLWLTTGRVLEHWHTGTITRRVLELHRAVPFAPVWINPEDAGALGIKAGDSVRVQSRRGEIVTKAQLDGRNTVPKGVIFVPFFDENVLINLVTLDAYDPISKQPDFKKCAVRIEKA is encoded by the coding sequence ATGAAACTTTCTCGTAGAGAACTGTTAAAGACCTTGGTGGGAGCAAGCGCGGCAATCATTTCCTCGCCTGATGCATTACTCCCTACCCCTGAGGGTCTCGCGGAGGCTGCTGAGACGGCAGTAGAGGCCTGGAAGAAGAGCCCCTGTCGCTTCTGCGGCGTCGGATGCGGCGTGCTGGTAGGGCTTCGGGAAGGCAAGGTGGTAGCTGTCAAGGGAGATCCGGAGGCTCCCGTCAATCGAGGCCTTCTCTGTATCAAAGGCTATAGTTTACCCAAAATTCTCTATGGCCCTGACCGCTATAGTGCACCGCTGCTTCGCCAAGGTAACAAGTTTGTCAAGATCTCTTGGAATCAGGCGTTGGATATCATGGCCTCTAAGTTCAAAGAGACTATCCAACAACATGGTCCGGAGTCGGTAGCGGTGTACTTCTCGGGTCAAACAACCATCTTTGAAGGTTACGCCATCAATAAATTGATGAAGGCTGGGATAGGCTCCAACAACGTCGAGAGCAATGCACGTCTCTGTATGGCCTCGGCCGTGGCCGGTTTCTACTCGACCTTCGGCATGGATGAGCCGATGGGGTGTTACGACGATTTTGAGTTGACCGATACCTTTTTTGTCTGGGGCTCAAACTTCGCCGAGATGCATCCGATCCTCTATTCGCGGATGGTTGAGCGAAAGCACCAGGATTCCAACGTCAAGATCATCAGCCTGCAAACCTATCTGAACCGCAGCACCGATGAACCTGCGGATATCGTCGCTATTTTCAAGCCTCACTCGGATCTTGCTATCGCGAATGCCATGGCCCATATCATCGTGAAAGAGGGACTTGCAAATGAGGCATTTATTCAGCAGCATGTCACCTTCAAGAAGGGGCTGACAGGAATCGGCTATGGCGTAGGGGATAACTTTGAGTATGGCGGGGCTTCGGAAACCAGTTGGAAGACGTACAAACCTTTTGCTGACAAGGCGCAACCGATCAGTTTCGAGGAGTATAAGAAATTCCTGGAAACCTATACACCGGAATATGCGGAAAAACTCTCCGGCGTCCCGGCTGACACGATCCGTCAGATTGCCCGGTTATTGGGCGATCCCAAGCGTAAGGCCGTGTCCTGTTGGACGATGGGCTTCAACCAGCACGTGCGCGGGACCTGGATCAATAATCTTGTCTATAACCTCCACCTTCTGACCGGAAAAATTGCCGAGCCTGGCAACGGTCCCTTATCGCTGACCGGGCAGCCTTCAGCGTGCGGGACTTCGCGGGAGGTAGGAGTACTGTCCCACGCTCTTCCTGGCGGCATGTTGATTGCGAACCCAGAGCATCGCAAAAAAACAGCGCACATCTGGAACGTCCCAGTTGAGAAGATTTCATCTAGGCCCGGTTACCACACCATGGAGATGTTTCGCGCGCTGGATCGCGGGGATATCAAGGTCATATGGATCAACACCACCAACCCTTTTCAGACCTTGCCCCATGTGGGCCGCTATCGCAAGGGTGCGCGAAAGGGAGGCGAGCGGTTTATCGTTGTCTCCGAGGTGTATCCCAGCGAAACCGCTCGGCACGCCGATCTCATCCTTCCGTCGGCCATGTGGGTTGAGAAGGAGGGGATGGTTGGTAACACCGAGCGGCGCACGCAGCACTGGTTCAAGATGGTAGACGCGCCTGGTGAAGCGAAGGACGATCTCTGGCAGATTATTGAATTGGCCAAGCGTCTTGATTTGGGACACCTGTTTGCCTATGGGGAGGAGCCCCTGCAAAAGGCGCTCTTCGAGGAGTATCGAAAGTTTGGCCAGGGGTCGGGAAAAGATCTCGCGCCCTATGACGTGTATGCGAAGGTCCGGGGCGGACTGCGCTGGCCGGTTGTCGAAGGAAAAGAAACCAGGTGGCGCTACAGGGAGGGGTTCGACTCGTATGTCAAGAAGGGCGAGGGTGTTCGTTTTTACGGTCAGCCTGATGGCCGCGCCGTAATCTGGGAGCGCCCCTATGAGCCACCCGCCGAGCAGCCCGATAAGCAATATCCTTTGTGGCTCACGACAGGTCGCGTTCTTGAACACTGGCATACAGGGACCATTACGAGGAGAGTCCTTGAGCTTCATCGTGCCGTCCCCTTTGCCCCCGTGTGGATCAACCCCGAGGACGCGGGCGCCTTGGGAATCAAGGCCGGCGACTCAGTCCGTGTCCAATCGCGCCGCGGTGAGATCGTCACAAAGGCCCAACTGGATGGAAGAAACACGGTCCCGAAAGGAGTGATCTTTGTTCCTTTCTTTGACGAAAATGTTTTAATCAATCTGGTGACGCTTGATGCCTACGATCCTATTTCCAAGCAGCCGGACTTTAAGAAGTGTGCGGTTCGGATCGAGAAGGCGTGA
- a CDS encoding cytochrome D1 domain-containing protein — translation MSARFFQYVAKTFLILFLFALGLPIQSSAGDPRWGTASLVVVVEREAGSVLIIDSFRQELLGRISGLGNLTHATVKFSPDARYAYVIGRQAQVSKIDLLTLKLVKQVNAGGVSVGGVISQDGKYVALSNYVPGEVRILDAETLELVKTIPAVYTDAGGKELPSRVVGLVDAPGNLLVFSLMDGNSVWVVDAGKKDFPVIRKFANVGKTPYDALISPDGRYYIVGLLDSDWMGLLDTWKLERVVPIPAEQGKGPEVPLWKIPHLKGWALAGRLAFLPAIKREAVLVYSALDWTPLTPIPISGTALYPVVRPDGRQVWVDIVGKNGDLIDVIDVESMKVVKTLNPGPGATHPQFTPKGEAAYVSLMDGGKVVVYDTTTFKVLKEFPAAHPSGIFFTSRAHKFGM, via the coding sequence GTGTCGGCACGCTTTTTCCAGTACGTTGCTAAGACTTTTCTCATTCTCTTTCTCTTTGCGCTCGGCCTTCCCATCCAGTCGAGCGCCGGTGACCCGCGTTGGGGTACGGCATCGTTGGTGGTTGTCGTTGAACGAGAGGCCGGCAGTGTTCTGATCATCGACTCCTTCCGCCAGGAGCTTTTGGGGCGGATTTCCGGACTCGGCAACCTGACCCATGCTACCGTAAAGTTTTCGCCAGACGCGCGTTATGCCTACGTCATTGGTCGCCAGGCCCAGGTATCGAAGATCGACCTCTTGACGCTTAAACTTGTCAAGCAGGTCAATGCGGGAGGGGTATCCGTCGGCGGTGTCATCAGTCAGGATGGCAAGTACGTGGCTCTCAGTAATTACGTCCCCGGCGAGGTGCGTATTCTGGATGCTGAGACGCTGGAGTTGGTCAAGACGATTCCGGCGGTGTATACAGACGCGGGTGGAAAAGAGCTTCCGTCCAGAGTAGTGGGGCTGGTTGACGCTCCGGGCAATCTCCTTGTGTTTTCCTTGATGGATGGCAACAGCGTATGGGTCGTGGATGCAGGGAAAAAGGATTTTCCGGTCATCCGAAAGTTTGCGAATGTCGGGAAGACACCCTACGATGCCCTGATTAGTCCTGATGGGCGCTACTACATTGTGGGCTTGTTGGACTCTGACTGGATGGGGCTCCTTGACACATGGAAACTCGAGCGGGTCGTTCCGATCCCGGCCGAGCAGGGCAAAGGTCCAGAGGTCCCACTGTGGAAAATTCCGCATCTCAAAGGCTGGGCGCTTGCTGGACGGCTGGCCTTTCTTCCCGCAATCAAACGCGAGGCCGTCCTGGTGTATTCGGCGCTCGACTGGACACCGCTGACGCCCATCCCGATCAGCGGTACCGCGCTCTATCCCGTCGTCCGACCTGACGGACGTCAGGTCTGGGTAGACATTGTCGGCAAAAACGGAGACCTGATCGATGTCATTGACGTCGAGAGCATGAAGGTTGTCAAGACGCTCAATCCCGGGCCCGGCGCCACGCACCCGCAGTTCACACCGAAGGGAGAGGCTGCTTACGTCTCTTTGATGGATGGCGGCAAAGTGGTTGTATATGATACGACGACGTTTAAGGTACTGAAGGAGTTTCCGGCGGCTCATCCTTCCGGGATCTTTTTTACCAGCCGGGCGCATAAGTTCGGAATGTGA
- a CDS encoding radical SAM protein — protein sequence MLRITELSCGPVQGPEMLPRPKDGLSLPPSAQKPIVIWNLTRRCNLHCLHCYSQSQDRAYADELTTDEGKRLIADLAHYRIPVLILSGGDPLYREDLYTLADYAQDLGVRCALSTNGTLIDAAAAKRLRRSGITYVGVSLDGIGQVHDRFRGMQGSFALALQGLRHSRDEGMKVGIRTALCRRILPDLPAIFDMAEQENLDRLYFSHLVYAGRGAGLIHDDLLPEEQQGALDYLMQRAEDFHRRGVKIEVTTGNNDADGVYLYLKMRRSDPARAQSVFRLLQRQGGNSSGTSLGNIDSLGNVHADPFWSHYSFGNVRERSFGAIWEDTADPVMRALKDRRQSLKGRCARCPYLELCGGNSRVRAEATTGDLWASDPGCYLSDEELGILSDGKENNRVGTLFPVRC from the coding sequence ATGCTGAGGATTACGGAACTGTCGTGTGGGCCGGTTCAGGGCCCTGAAATGCTTCCGAGGCCGAAAGACGGGTTGTCTTTGCCGCCCTCTGCCCAAAAGCCGATAGTCATCTGGAACCTTACCCGACGTTGCAACCTCCATTGCCTGCACTGCTACAGCCAATCACAGGACCGCGCCTACGCCGATGAGTTAACGACCGACGAAGGGAAACGGCTGATTGCTGACCTGGCCCACTACAGGATTCCGGTACTCATCCTTTCCGGTGGGGATCCTTTATATCGGGAGGATCTCTACACACTCGCGGATTACGCCCAAGATCTTGGGGTGCGTTGCGCGCTGTCAACGAACGGGACGTTGATAGACGCCGCGGCGGCGAAGAGGCTGCGGCGTTCCGGTATCACCTACGTCGGCGTGAGCCTGGATGGAATCGGGCAGGTGCATGATCGCTTTCGCGGAATGCAGGGATCGTTCGCGCTGGCGCTACAAGGACTGCGCCACTCCCGCGATGAAGGGATGAAAGTCGGTATTCGGACCGCTCTTTGCCGCCGGATACTCCCTGACCTGCCGGCGATCTTTGACATGGCAGAGCAGGAGAACCTGGATCGCCTCTACTTCTCGCATCTGGTCTATGCGGGACGGGGAGCGGGACTTATCCATGACGATCTTTTGCCTGAGGAACAGCAAGGCGCGCTCGATTATCTCATGCAAAGGGCTGAGGATTTTCACCGCCGTGGCGTAAAGATCGAAGTGACCACCGGCAATAACGATGCCGATGGCGTCTATCTCTATTTGAAGATGCGACGCTCCGACCCTGCGCGGGCGCAATCGGTTTTTCGCCTTCTTCAACGTCAAGGGGGGAATAGTTCCGGCACCTCGTTGGGAAACATCGATAGCCTCGGGAACGTCCATGCCGATCCTTTTTGGAGCCATTACTCCTTCGGCAATGTCCGTGAGAGGAGTTTTGGGGCAATCTGGGAAGATACGGCCGATCCAGTCATGCGTGCATTGAAGGATCGTCGTCAATCCCTCAAAGGTCGCTGCGCTCGCTGCCCGTATCTTGAGCTGTGCGGCGGCAATTCGAGAGTACGAGCGGAGGCGACGACCGGGGACTTGTGGGCCTCAGACCCTGGATGCTACCTGAGCGATGAGGAGTTAGGGATCTTATCGGATGGAAAGGAAAATAATCGTGTCGGCACGCTTTTTCCAGTACGTTGCTAA
- a CDS encoding cytochrome D1 domain-containing protein has product MARKAMLALLALLLWVAPALAQQAPAAPELPPAPPLAPGELESAKRIYFDRCAGCHGVLRKGATGPQLLPSKTRALTTPVLKAFIANGTGGGMPDWGRQGILSDSEVDLMARYIQHDPPVPPELSMADMKKSWSLIVPPDKRPTKPEHNRDWQNFFAVTLRDAGQVAIIDGDTKEIVNTVKTGFAVHISRSSFSGRYMYTIGRDGRATMIDLWMKVPDKVAEVKPCSDARSIDTSKYKGKLGDFTDKLAVIGCYWPPQIIVLDGATLEPMKVISSRSMTYDTMEYHPEPRVASIVASHFKPEWVINIKETGLIWLVDYSDLKNLKMTQIQGEKFLHDGGWDSTKRYFMVAANMANKVVVIDVEKGKLEAIFESGIKPHPGRGANWIDPKFGPVNGTPHLGEGKVTVYGTDPAKHKEYAWKKVRELKTLGGGGLFIKTHPKSKNVWVDHALNGDPAIQKQVCVFEKANMDKDPKCWKVSDKGRAVHFEFNKAGDEVWISVWGKKDGKSEIVVYNDKTLQEVARIDDPRIITPTGKFNVYNTVRDIY; this is encoded by the coding sequence ATGGCGAGGAAGGCAATGTTGGCGTTGTTAGCCCTGTTGCTATGGGTCGCTCCAGCGCTGGCCCAGCAGGCGCCTGCGGCGCCAGAGCTTCCGCCGGCTCCACCGTTGGCGCCGGGTGAGCTTGAATCGGCCAAGCGTATTTATTTCGATCGGTGCGCGGGCTGTCACGGAGTCTTGAGAAAAGGCGCAACGGGCCCGCAGCTTCTGCCGTCGAAAACTCGTGCGTTAACAACGCCGGTTCTGAAGGCGTTCATCGCAAACGGCACAGGCGGTGGTATGCCGGACTGGGGTCGGCAAGGCATTCTCTCGGACAGTGAAGTCGACCTGATGGCTCGCTACATCCAGCACGACCCGCCCGTGCCACCCGAGCTCTCCATGGCGGATATGAAGAAAAGTTGGAGCCTGATCGTGCCGCCGGACAAGCGACCCACAAAGCCTGAGCATAACCGTGACTGGCAGAACTTTTTTGCCGTGACCCTCCGCGATGCCGGCCAGGTGGCGATCATCGACGGCGACACCAAGGAGATCGTCAACACTGTCAAGACCGGCTTTGCGGTCCATATCTCGCGCAGTTCCTTTTCAGGACGCTACATGTACACCATCGGCCGCGATGGCCGGGCGACGATGATCGACCTGTGGATGAAGGTTCCGGATAAGGTCGCCGAGGTGAAGCCATGCAGTGATGCGCGCTCTATTGACACGAGTAAGTATAAAGGCAAGCTGGGCGACTTCACGGATAAGCTTGCTGTTATTGGTTGCTATTGGCCGCCGCAGATCATTGTGTTGGACGGCGCCACGCTGGAACCGATGAAGGTCATCAGCAGCCGGAGCATGACCTACGATACCATGGAGTATCACCCCGAGCCCCGGGTCGCCTCGATCGTGGCGTCGCACTTCAAGCCCGAGTGGGTCATTAACATTAAGGAGACCGGGCTGATCTGGCTTGTCGATTACTCGGATCTCAAGAACCTCAAGATGACCCAGATCCAAGGCGAGAAGTTTCTGCACGACGGCGGCTGGGACAGCACCAAACGCTACTTCATGGTGGCGGCTAACATGGCGAACAAGGTGGTCGTGATCGACGTCGAGAAAGGCAAGCTGGAGGCGATCTTCGAATCGGGAATCAAGCCTCATCCGGGACGCGGCGCCAACTGGATCGATCCGAAATTCGGTCCGGTGAATGGCACTCCGCATCTCGGCGAAGGCAAGGTTACCGTCTACGGAACCGATCCGGCCAAGCACAAGGAGTATGCCTGGAAAAAGGTGAGGGAGCTCAAGACCCTGGGAGGCGGCGGCCTGTTTATCAAGACGCATCCGAAGAGCAAAAATGTCTGGGTAGACCACGCCCTGAACGGTGATCCGGCCATTCAAAAGCAAGTCTGCGTCTTCGAGAAAGCGAACATGGACAAAGATCCGAAGTGCTGGAAGGTTTCGGACAAAGGGCGCGCGGTCCATTTCGAGTTCAACAAGGCCGGGGACGAGGTATGGATAAGCGTGTGGGGGAAGAAAGACGGTAAGAGCGAGATCGTCGTCTATAATGATAAGACACTTCAAGAAGTAGCTAGGATCGACGATCCGCGCATCATCACGCCGACGGGCAAGTTTAACGTCTATAACACAGTGCGCGACATCTATTAA
- the mtnA gene encoding S-methyl-5-thioribose-1-phosphate isomerase, whose translation MFETIEWTSAGAVRLLDQRRLPTEEVYVECRDAAAVAQAIRSMQIRGAPAIGVAGAMGLALAAQSIGASSFEEFYAELSRQGELLRRTRPTAVNLAWGIERMQRCAEQQKFLPIPELVRTLIREAQQIREEDIRDNQAIGAHGRGLIPDGAAVLTHCNAGALATAGYGTALGVIRAAHAAGTRLSVWAGETRPFLQGARLTAWELQQDGIPVTLITDNMAGHLMQRGEINLIIVGADRIARNGDVANKIGTYTLAVLAQAHGLPFYVAAPLSTLDLSLRDGEAIPIEERDPEEVTSWAGVRTAPVGVRARNPVFDVTPHRYITALITERGVVRPPYDTSLAALVEAQ comes from the coding sequence ATGTTTGAGACCATTGAATGGACGTCGGCAGGCGCGGTCCGGCTTCTGGATCAGCGCCGATTGCCGACGGAGGAAGTGTATGTCGAATGCCGCGATGCGGCGGCTGTAGCGCAGGCAATCCGATCGATGCAGATTCGCGGAGCCCCGGCAATCGGTGTGGCCGGCGCGATGGGCCTGGCGTTAGCGGCACAGTCGATCGGGGCCAGCAGTTTCGAGGAGTTCTACGCGGAGTTGTCGCGCCAGGGCGAGCTCCTACGCCGGACCCGTCCCACGGCTGTGAACCTGGCATGGGGAATCGAGCGGATGCAGCGATGCGCGGAACAACAGAAATTCCTGCCGATCCCCGAACTCGTCCGGACCCTCATCCGGGAGGCGCAACAGATCCGGGAGGAAGACATCCGGGACAACCAGGCGATCGGCGCGCATGGTCGTGGGCTTATCCCCGATGGGGCCGCCGTCCTGACTCACTGTAACGCCGGCGCCTTGGCCACCGCCGGCTATGGGACCGCCCTGGGGGTCATCCGCGCGGCGCACGCGGCCGGGACCAGACTATCGGTGTGGGCCGGCGAGACACGACCGTTTCTACAAGGCGCCAGACTGACTGCCTGGGAATTGCAGCAGGACGGCATCCCGGTTACGCTCATCACCGACAATATGGCCGGGCACCTGATGCAGCGGGGCGAGATCAATCTCATCATCGTCGGAGCCGACCGGATCGCTCGTAACGGCGATGTGGCGAATAAGATCGGAACCTACACCCTGGCCGTTCTGGCACAAGCGCACGGGCTCCCGTTCTATGTCGCAGCCCCCCTGTCCACCCTGGATCTGTCGCTTCGTGATGGAGAGGCAATCCCAATCGAGGAGCGTGATCCCGAGGAGGTAACCAGTTGGGCGGGTGTCCGGACCGCGCCGGTGGGTGTGAGAGCGAGAAATCCCGTCTTTGACGTGACACCACACCGCTACATTACCGCCCTGATTACCGAGCGGGGGGTAGTCCGGCCGCCCTACGACACAAGCCTGGCCGCGCTGGTCGAGGCCCAGTGA
- the coaBC gene encoding bifunctional phosphopantothenoylcysteine decarboxylase/phosphopantothenate--cysteine ligase CoaBC, whose amino-acid sequence MTLQGKQLVLGVTGSIAAYKAVELLRALTTAGAGVRVVMTAAAQRFVSPLTFATLSRQDVLTDDGARETEAIMPHLAAAQEADLLLVAPATAHTIAKFAQGLADDLLSTLFLATTQPVVLAPAMDAAMARHPAVQENLARLQRWGVHLVGPATGALASGQWGPGRLADLDEILQAVTELLSPSQDLRDEVVLITAGPTREPLDPVRYLTTRSSGKMGYALAEEAVARGARTILVSGPTALHPPHGVECLQVETALQMREAVFSRLAEATVVIKAAAVSDYRIAQPADAKLPKRDTPLTLELVPNPDILKEVGAKKGTRIVVGFAAETGELVQRASRKLTTKQLDLLVANDVSQEGAGFACNTNLVIILDPAGGVEELPLLPKRQVARRILDRVVGLRKKIGYRS is encoded by the coding sequence ATGACGCTACAGGGCAAACAGCTCGTACTCGGCGTGACCGGGAGCATCGCCGCCTATAAGGCCGTGGAACTGCTGCGAGCGCTCACCACGGCAGGGGCCGGTGTCCGCGTCGTCATGACCGCCGCAGCGCAACGCTTTGTGAGCCCCCTGACGTTCGCCACCCTCTCACGACAGGACGTGCTGACTGACGACGGAGCCCGGGAGACTGAGGCGATCATGCCGCACCTCGCCGCAGCGCAGGAGGCCGACCTGCTCCTGGTAGCCCCCGCCACGGCCCACACCATCGCCAAGTTCGCCCAAGGGCTCGCCGACGATCTGCTGAGCACCCTCTTCCTGGCGACGACACAGCCGGTCGTGCTCGCACCCGCTATGGACGCGGCTATGGCCCGTCACCCCGCCGTTCAAGAGAATCTGGCGCGACTCCAGCGCTGGGGGGTGCACCTGGTGGGGCCGGCGACCGGGGCGCTCGCCTCAGGGCAGTGGGGTCCCGGTCGGCTAGCCGACCTCGATGAGATCCTGCAGGCCGTAACTGAATTGCTCAGCCCGAGCCAGGACCTGCGCGACGAGGTGGTCCTGATCACCGCCGGCCCGACGCGCGAGCCGCTCGATCCGGTCCGCTACCTGACCACCCGGTCCTCCGGCAAGATGGGCTATGCGCTGGCGGAGGAGGCGGTAGCGCGCGGCGCGCGGACCATCCTGGTTAGTGGCCCGACCGCCTTGCACCCGCCGCACGGGGTCGAGTGCCTCCAGGTTGAAACCGCCTTACAGATGCGTGAGGCCGTGTTCAGCCGCCTGGCGGAGGCCACGGTAGTCATTAAGGCCGCCGCAGTCAGCGACTATCGGATCGCGCAGCCGGCGGACGCCAAGCTGCCGAAACGGGATACGCCTCTGACGCTGGAGCTGGTGCCGAACCCGGATATCCTCAAAGAGGTCGGCGCGAAAAAGGGCACGCGGATTGTCGTCGGCTTCGCGGCCGAGACCGGCGAACTCGTGCAACGGGCTTCCCGCAAGCTCACCACGAAGCAGCTCGACCTGCTCGTGGCGAACGACGTGAGCCAGGAAGGAGCCGGGTTCGCGTGCAACACCAATCTGGTAATCATCCTTGATCCGGCAGGGGGAGTCGAAGAACTTCCTCTGCTTCCCAAACGGCAGGTGGCGCGTCGCATCCTCGACCGCGTGGTGGGTCTCCGGAAAAAGATAGGGTATAGGAGTTAG
- a CDS encoding uracil-DNA glycosylase, with translation MTDMLGSDIDSLRKLIDQTRAHLRRQQLLGVERLYVAWPERLEVQPTSSLPLAQVRQALGECTRCKLHKGRQHIVFGVGNPQAWLVFVGEAPGADEDQRGEPFVGRAGQLLTRIIEAMKLTREQVYICNIIKCRPPGNRNPESDEITACEPFLVAQLQAIQPKLICALGTFAAQTLLRTKEPISKLRGRFHDYHGIPVLPTFHPAYLLRNPHEKKTVWADMQLLQRQYEILTNAPPLASIPESS, from the coding sequence ATGACTGATATGCTCGGTTCCGACATCGATAGCCTCCGGAAGCTGATTGACCAGACGCGCGCCCACCTGCGTCGGCAGCAGCTTCTAGGGGTGGAGCGCCTGTATGTTGCGTGGCCTGAGCGTCTGGAGGTGCAGCCCACATCCTCCTTACCCCTTGCCCAGGTCCGGCAGGCACTGGGGGAGTGTACCCGGTGTAAGTTGCACAAGGGTCGGCAGCATATCGTCTTTGGAGTCGGTAATCCGCAGGCATGGCTGGTCTTCGTTGGGGAGGCGCCAGGGGCGGATGAAGATCAACGGGGCGAGCCGTTCGTTGGGCGCGCGGGACAACTGCTCACCCGGATCATTGAGGCGATGAAGCTCACCCGTGAGCAGGTCTATATCTGTAACATCATCAAGTGCCGGCCTCCAGGCAATCGCAATCCGGAATCAGACGAGATCACCGCGTGCGAGCCGTTCTTGGTCGCGCAGCTTCAGGCCATCCAGCCGAAATTGATCTGCGCGCTGGGCACCTTTGCGGCTCAGACGCTCCTGCGCACCAAGGAGCCGATCTCGAAATTACGCGGGCGATTTCATGACTATCACGGAATTCCGGTTCTGCCTACCTTCCATCCTGCGTATCTGCTGCGCAACCCGCACGAGAAGAAGACGGTGTGGGCGGACATGCAGCTCCTTCAGCGGCAGTATGAAATCCTCACCAATGCACCCCCCCTTGCCTCGATTCCAGAATCCTCTTGA